A single region of the Bartonella harrusi genome encodes:
- a CDS encoding DUF1674 domain-containing protein, with protein sequence MDNKDQKISKQKTTDQQQPLSPAAQRALHEAEKRRKNETSEEKPLEKGGRGSKDPSRYGDWEINGRAIDF encoded by the coding sequence ATGGATAACAAAGACCAGAAAATAAGCAAACAAAAAACAACGGATCAACAGCAGCCCCTCTCTCCAGCAGCACAGCGTGCCCTCCACGAAGCTGAAAAAAGGCGAAAAAATGAAACCAGTGAAGAAAAGCCTTTAGAAAAGGGTGGACGCGGCAGCAAAGATCCCTCACGCTATGGAGACTGGGAAATCAACGGGCGCGCCATCGACTTCTAG
- the htpX gene encoding zinc metalloprotease HtpX → MNIMRTAMLLAFMTALFMGVGYLVGGGGGMIIALLMASGLNFFSYWNSDKIVLRMYNAHEVDQNSSPVYYKIVSDLARRASLPQPKVYIIENAQPNAFATGRNPQNAAVAASTGLLRMLSPEEIAGVMAHELAHIEHRDTLTMTLTATIAGAISMLGNFAFFMGGQRHSSEHSHGGGLGSLIALLVAPFAAMLVQMAISRTREYAADRRGAEICGNPLWLASALRKIADGGRGIYNEEAEHNPATAHMFIINPLSGEGADSLFSTHPATANRIAALYRQAKEMKGLIVKDMGWNGEDSFQEKSTGLEYGSVKRGVQTHLSSDLENNGFQRVTKRPSWLRYEKTKKS, encoded by the coding sequence ATGAACATAATGCGTACAGCCATGCTTTTGGCTTTTATGACGGCTCTTTTTATGGGAGTTGGTTATCTTGTTGGAGGCGGAGGGGGTATGATCATTGCGCTCTTGATGGCAAGTGGTCTAAATTTTTTTTCTTATTGGAATTCGGATAAAATTGTTCTCCGAATGTACAATGCACATGAAGTTGATCAGAATTCCTCGCCGGTTTATTATAAAATTGTCAGTGATTTAGCTAGGAGAGCTTCTCTTCCTCAGCCAAAAGTTTACATTATTGAGAATGCACAGCCAAATGCTTTTGCGACAGGACGTAATCCTCAAAATGCGGCCGTTGCTGCGAGCACTGGATTGTTGAGGATGTTGAGTCCAGAGGAAATTGCCGGCGTTATGGCGCATGAGCTAGCACATATTGAGCATCGTGATACGTTAACAATGACGTTGACTGCGACGATTGCTGGAGCAATTTCGATGCTTGGTAATTTTGCTTTTTTTATGGGTGGGCAGCGTCATTCTTCAGAACATTCTCACGGTGGAGGGCTTGGCAGTCTTATCGCTCTGCTTGTGGCGCCTTTTGCAGCAATGCTGGTGCAAATGGCGATTAGCCGTACGCGTGAATATGCTGCTGATCGTCGCGGGGCTGAAATATGTGGTAACCCATTATGGTTGGCTTCTGCGTTGCGTAAAATTGCCGATGGTGGACGGGGGATTTATAATGAAGAAGCAGAGCATAATCCAGCAACAGCACATATGTTTATTATTAATCCCTTGAGCGGTGAAGGAGCTGATAGCCTTTTTTCTACCCATCCGGCGACGGCAAATCGTATTGCTGCTCTTTATCGGCAGGCGAAAGAAATGAAAGGGTTAATCGTCAAAGACATGGGGTGGAATGGAGAAGATAGTTTTCAGGAAAAAAGCACGGGATTAGAGTATGGAAGTGTGAAGCGGGGTGTTCAAACCCATCTATCAAGTGATCTTGAAAATAATGGCTTTCAACGTGTTACAAAGCGTCCTTCTTGGCTTCGTTATGAAAAGACAAAGAAATCTTGA
- the ffh gene encoding signal recognition particle protein: MFESLQERLGSILSHLTGRGALSDQDVTAALREIRRALLEADVALDVARSFTDRVREKAVGSAIVKSIKPGQMVVKIVHDELVNILGSEGVLSDLNAPAPVVIMMIGLQGSGKTTTTAKLAKRFTDKNNKKVLMASLDTRRPAAQEQLRQLGEQAKLASLPIIVGQSPVDIASRAVQAAKLGGYDVLILDTAGRNHIDEALMLELVEIKACSLPHEIMLVADSLTGQDAVHLARSFDERVGITGIILTRMDSDGRGGAALSMRAVTGKPIKAIGIGEKIDSLEEFHPSRIADRILGMGDIVSLVEKAAETMDHEKATALAKKMQAGKFDLNDLAEQLQKMKKLGGMGGIMGMLPGFSKVKDQIAAAGLDDRLFNRQLAIISSMTPLERANPEILKHSRKQRIAKGAGTSAADINKLLKMHRQMADMVKAMGGKGKSGLMGKMLGGLGAKMGLGSMGAVGGDSGVLPDLSGFDPKQFSTLQKQIESDNGGKGLPGLPGRGFTFPGLANGTAEREKFPQHPKKK, translated from the coding sequence ATGTTTGAATCCTTACAAGAGCGGCTTGGTTCCATACTGTCTCATTTGACAGGGCGTGGTGCTTTGTCGGATCAGGATGTAACAGCGGCATTGCGTGAGATTCGTCGCGCTTTGTTGGAAGCCGATGTTGCTCTTGATGTTGCACGTTCTTTTACCGATAGGGTTCGCGAGAAAGCTGTTGGGTCTGCAATTGTTAAATCAATTAAACCTGGACAGATGGTTGTTAAAATCGTTCACGATGAATTGGTTAACATCCTAGGCAGTGAAGGTGTTTTGAGCGATTTAAATGCTCCAGCACCTGTTGTTATCATGATGATTGGTTTGCAAGGTTCCGGAAAAACAACGACGACAGCAAAACTTGCAAAACGTTTTACGGATAAAAATAATAAAAAAGTTCTCATGGCGTCATTAGATACACGCCGTCCCGCAGCACAGGAACAACTACGCCAATTAGGAGAACAGGCAAAACTGGCAAGTTTACCTATTATTGTTGGACAGTCTCCCGTTGATATCGCATCACGTGCGGTACAGGCAGCAAAATTGGGTGGTTATGATGTGCTGATTCTTGATACAGCAGGACGTAACCATATTGATGAAGCGTTGATGTTGGAGTTGGTCGAAATTAAAGCGTGTTCCCTTCCCCATGAAATTATGTTGGTTGCCGATAGTCTTACGGGGCAAGATGCTGTTCATCTGGCACGCTCTTTTGATGAGCGGGTGGGAATTACAGGAATTATTTTAACACGTATGGATAGTGATGGTCGCGGTGGTGCTGCTCTTTCAATGCGTGCCGTGACTGGAAAGCCTATTAAAGCAATTGGAATCGGTGAAAAAATAGATTCTTTGGAAGAGTTCCATCCTAGTCGTATTGCAGATCGCATCCTTGGAATGGGCGATATTGTTTCTTTGGTTGAAAAAGCTGCGGAAACAATGGATCATGAAAAAGCAACCGCTTTGGCAAAAAAAATGCAGGCGGGAAAATTTGATCTCAATGATTTGGCAGAGCAATTGCAAAAAATGAAAAAACTTGGCGGAATGGGTGGCATTATGGGAATGTTACCGGGTTTTAGTAAAGTTAAAGATCAGATTGCTGCTGCGGGACTTGATGATCGTTTGTTTAATCGTCAATTGGCTATTATTTCGTCAATGACACCTTTAGAGAGGGCCAATCCTGAAATTTTGAAACATAGCCGTAAACAACGGATTGCTAAGGGGGCTGGTACAAGTGCTGCTGATATTAATAAGCTTTTGAAAATGCATCGACAAATGGCTGATATGGTCAAAGCCATGGGCGGCAAAGGCAAAAGCGGTTTGATGGGAAAAATGTTAGGAGGGCTTGGTGCTAAGATGGGGTTGGGGAGTATGGGAGCTGTTGGTGGAGATTCTGGGGTGCTTCCCGATTTATCAGGGTTTGATCCAAAGCAGTTCTCAACACTTCAAAAGCAGATTGAGAGCGATAATGGAGGGAAGGGCTTACCTGGCCTGCCAGGGCGTGGATTTACATTTCCGGGGCTTGCCAATGGTACTGCAGAGAGGGAAAAATTTCCTCAGCATCCCAAGAAAAAATAA
- the rpsP gene encoding 30S ribosomal protein S16: MALKIRLSRGGSKKRPYYHIVVADVRSPRDGRFLERVGAWDPMLPKETPRVKLNEERIQYWLGHGAQPTDRVLRFLDAAGLKKRPTRNNPQKGEPGKKAQERIAAAKQAAEDAAASAAEEV, translated from the coding sequence ATGGCATTAAAAATTCGTTTGTCCCGTGGAGGTTCAAAAAAACGTCCTTACTATCATATCGTTGTTGCGGATGTTCGTAGTCCGCGTGATGGGCGGTTTCTTGAACGTGTTGGTGCATGGGATCCAATGTTGCCTAAAGAGACACCACGTGTCAAACTGAATGAAGAACGTATTCAGTATTGGCTTGGTCACGGAGCGCAACCAACAGATCGCGTTTTGCGGTTTTTGGATGCTGCTGGCTTGAAAAAGCGTCCAACCCGCAATAATCCGCAAAAAGGTGAACCTGGCAAAAAAGCACAAGAACGTATCGCTGCGGCAAAGCAAGCCGCTGAAGACGCTGCTGCTTCAGCAGCAGAAGAAGTATAA